Proteins from a genomic interval of Cucumis melo cultivar AY chromosome 7, USDA_Cmelo_AY_1.0, whole genome shotgun sequence:
- the LOC103487636 gene encoding alkylated DNA repair protein ALKBH8 homolog, translating into MELPRFTRPNQHNGSSSSPILYVANCGPAVGISHPTIAAVFAHFGHVKGVHAADDTGARVIVCFSEESSAQAALETLHGRPCPLLGGRTLHIRYSIIRPSISQPNDSVSVSVSASELDIPGLFLLHDFVNAKEEEDLLREVDARPWNNLAKRRVQHYGYEFCYQTRNVNTKHQLGELPPFVSHVVDRISLFPNTEDVADASLDQLTVNEYPPGVGLSPHIDTHSAFEGLIFSLSLAGPCIMEFRRYPEGAWHKFPLSIDLKMENSVNDSNYLRKAIYLPPRSMLLLSGEARYAWHHYIPHHKIDMVKDSSIRRAPRRVSFTFRKVRTDPCQCKFPHYCDSQR; encoded by the exons ATGGAGTTGCCAAGATTCACCCGTCCAAACCAACATAATGGATCTTCTTCTAGCCCTATTCTCTACGTTGCAAACTGTGGACCGGCCGTCGGAATCAGCCACCCCACAATCGCCGCGGTTTTTGCCCATTTTGGCCATGTGAAAGGTGTTCACGCCGCCGACGATACGGGCGCTCGTGTCATCGTATGTTTCTCCGAAGAATCCAGCGCCCAAGCCGCTCTTGAGACGCTTCACGGCCGCCCTTGCCCTCTCCTTGGAGGCCGGACTTTGCACATACGTTATTCGATCATCAGACCGTCGATTTCGCAACCTAATGATTCTGTTTCAGTTTCTGTGTCGGCTTCAGAGCTGGACATTCCCGGACTTTTCTTATTGCACGATTTCGTCAATGCTAAAGAAGAGGAG GATTTGCTTAGGGAAGTTGATGCTCGACCTTGGAATAATCTGGCGAAACGTAGAGTTCAGCATTATGGGTATGAGTTTTGTTATCAG aCGAGGAATGTTAATACTAAACATCAGTTAGGGGAACTTCCACCATTTGTTTCCCATGTAGTTGATAGGATCTCCTTGTTTCCAAACACCGAGGATGTTGCAGATGCATCTCTTGACCAATTGACG GTTAATGAATACCCACCTGGGGTGGGTTTGTCCCCTCATATAGACACCCATTCTGCATTTGAAGGATTAATTTTCAGCCTTTCCTTAGCAGGGCCATGCATTATGGAGTTTAGGAGATATCCTGAAGGCGCTTGGCACAAATTCCCTTTAAGTATAGATTTGAAAATGGAGAATTCTGTAAACGACTCAAATTATCTGAGGAAAGCCATTTACCTCCCGCCCCGGTCTATGCTCCTACTGTCTGGTGAGGCACGCTATGCTTGGCATCATTACATTCCTCACCACAAG ATTGACATGGTAAAGGACAGTTCTATCAGAAGGGCTCCTAGGAGAGTTTCTTTTACATTTCGCAAG GTGAGAACTGATCCTTGCCAATGCAAATTTCCCCATTATTGCGATTCTCAGAGATAA
- the LOC103487635 gene encoding rop guanine nucleotide exchange factor 14 isoform X2, producing MMSMRRRLACCTRDRGISMDMDEQERIITFNGLESCVLNNQTYENDSRSSRADECTTDSLEDHDSSSSSSKDACGSFSSKWLAMNRDEQDLDEWELPESPQHFYKKEKHDSSVQVSDMDAMKEKFSKLLLGEDVTGGQKGLSSALSLSNAITNLAASVFGELWKLEPLPDERKSKWRKEMDWLLSPTHYMVELVPTKQNGTSGRVMEIMTPKVRGDVHMNLPALQKLDSMLLGTLDSMVKTEFWYAEVGSRAEGKCKSMGQSTRWWLPLPKVPSTGLSESERKKLLNHGRVVHQVFKATKSINESILHEMPVPTVIREAVRASGKATLSEELYKILTSESGPAENMLNQLNLKSDHEVLEAINRLEAAIFSLKEKYTEQSGNKSPVRTSWPFVKDPTAGIDKLKLLTDRAEVLLQLLKSKYPNHPQTFLDVSKIQYGKDVAHLIMEAYSRVLGNLAYSILSRIRDVLQEDAMCNPNSPAPTCCFPAMSLLNNHSDQISVLHAWQPLISHLNSPDTTFSSSKVRENSPTTTPSRNRAWCIGREVCRSVSSGNNSP from the exons ATGATGTCGATGAGGAGAAGGTTGGCTTGCTGCACAAGGGACCGAGGGATCAGCATGGACATGGACGAGCAAGAGA GGATTATTACTTTTAATGGTCTTGAGAGTTGCGTTTTAAACAATCAAACCTACGAAAATGATAGCAGATCGAGCAGAGCAGATGAATGCACAACTGATTCATTGGAGGATCATGATTCAAGCTCTTCTTCTAGCAAGGATGCCTGTGGATCTTTCTCCTCAAAATGGTTGGCAATGAATAGGGACGAGCAGGATTTGGATGAGTGGGAACTACCTGAAAGCCCTCAGCACTtttataagaaagaaaaacatgATTCCTCCGTTCAGGTTTCAGACATGGATGCAATGAAAGAGAAGTTCTCAAAACTATTGCTTGGCGAAGATGTCACAGGAGGGCAGAAAGGGCTGAGCTCTGCCTTGTCACTGTCTAATGCCATCACCAACCTAGCAG CCTCTGTATTTGGAGAATTATGGAAATTGGAACCTCTTCCTGACGAGAGAAAGAGTAAATGGAGAAAGGAAATGGACTGGTTGCTCTCTCCTACCCACTACATGGTTGAATTGGTTCCTACAAAGCAAAATGGTACGAGCGGTAGAGTGATGGAG ATAATGACTCCAAAGGTTCGTGGAGACGTCCACATGAATCTTCCCGCTCTCCAGAAGTTAGACTCCATGTTACTT GGAACATTGGATTCGATGGTGAAGACCGAGTTTTGGTATGCCGAAGTTGGTAGCAGGGCTGAAGGAAAATGCAAGAGTATGGGCCAAAGCACGAGGTGGTGGCTTCCATTACCAAAAGTACCATCAACTGGGCTATCTGAGAGTGAGAGGAAGAAATTGCTCAACCATGGCAGGGTTGTACATCAAGTATTCAAAGCTACCAAATCGATCAATGAAAGTATTTTGCATGAAATGCCCGTACCAACTGTAATAAGGGAGGCAGTCCGAGCT TCTGGAAAAGCAACTTTGAGTGAAGAACTCTACAAGATTTTGACATCAGAATCTGGTCCAGCTGAGAACATGCTGAATCAGCTTAATCTAAAATCCGACCATGAAGTTCTTGAGGCCATAAACCGTCTTGAAGCTGCCATATTCTCCTTGAAAGAGAAATACACCGAACAAAGTGGCAATAAATCTCCTGTTCGAACTTCTTGGCCTTTTGTCAAGGACCCAACAGCTGGGATTGATAAGTTGAAATTACTAACTGATCGAGCCGAGGTTCTTCTACAGCTACTGAAATCAAAATATCCAAATCATCCCCAAACGTTTCTGGATGTTTCAAAAATTCAATATGGGAAG GATGTCGCACATTTGATCATGGAAGCATATTCGCGGGTGCTCGGAAACTTAGCTTACAGCATACTGTCTAGAATTAGAGATGTACTACAAGAGGATGCCATGTGCAATCCAAATTCACCTGCACCAACATGTTGTTTCCCAGCAATGAGTCTGTTGAACAATCACAGTGATCAAATATCCGTTCTCCATGCGTGGCAGCCACTTATCAGCCACTTGAACAGTCCCGATACGACATTCTCATCCAGCAAAGTTAGAGAAAACTCTCCGACTACAACTCCAAGTCGAAACCGAGCATGGTGCATTGGCAGAGAGGTTTGTAGGAGTGTTTCCTCTGGAAACAACTCACCATAG
- the LOC103487635 gene encoding rop guanine nucleotide exchange factor 14 isoform X1 yields MMSMRRRLACCTRDRGISMDMDEQERIITFNGLESCVLNNQTYENDSRSSRADECTTDSLEDHDSSSSSSKDACGSFSSKWLAMNRDEQDLDEWELPESPQHFYKKEKHDSSVQVSDMDAMKEKFSKLLLGEDVTGGQKGLSSALSLSNAITNLAGFAASVFGELWKLEPLPDERKSKWRKEMDWLLSPTHYMVELVPTKQNGTSGRVMEIMTPKVRGDVHMNLPALQKLDSMLLGTLDSMVKTEFWYAEVGSRAEGKCKSMGQSTRWWLPLPKVPSTGLSESERKKLLNHGRVVHQVFKATKSINESILHEMPVPTVIREAVRASGKATLSEELYKILTSESGPAENMLNQLNLKSDHEVLEAINRLEAAIFSLKEKYTEQSGNKSPVRTSWPFVKDPTAGIDKLKLLTDRAEVLLQLLKSKYPNHPQTFLDVSKIQYGKDVAHLIMEAYSRVLGNLAYSILSRIRDVLQEDAMCNPNSPAPTCCFPAMSLLNNHSDQISVLHAWQPLISHLNSPDTTFSSSKVRENSPTTTPSRNRAWCIGREVCRSVSSGNNSP; encoded by the exons ATGATGTCGATGAGGAGAAGGTTGGCTTGCTGCACAAGGGACCGAGGGATCAGCATGGACATGGACGAGCAAGAGA GGATTATTACTTTTAATGGTCTTGAGAGTTGCGTTTTAAACAATCAAACCTACGAAAATGATAGCAGATCGAGCAGAGCAGATGAATGCACAACTGATTCATTGGAGGATCATGATTCAAGCTCTTCTTCTAGCAAGGATGCCTGTGGATCTTTCTCCTCAAAATGGTTGGCAATGAATAGGGACGAGCAGGATTTGGATGAGTGGGAACTACCTGAAAGCCCTCAGCACTtttataagaaagaaaaacatgATTCCTCCGTTCAGGTTTCAGACATGGATGCAATGAAAGAGAAGTTCTCAAAACTATTGCTTGGCGAAGATGTCACAGGAGGGCAGAAAGGGCTGAGCTCTGCCTTGTCACTGTCTAATGCCATCACCAACCTAGCAG gtTTTGCAGCCTCTGTATTTGGAGAATTATGGAAATTGGAACCTCTTCCTGACGAGAGAAAGAGTAAATGGAGAAAGGAAATGGACTGGTTGCTCTCTCCTACCCACTACATGGTTGAATTGGTTCCTACAAAGCAAAATGGTACGAGCGGTAGAGTGATGGAG ATAATGACTCCAAAGGTTCGTGGAGACGTCCACATGAATCTTCCCGCTCTCCAGAAGTTAGACTCCATGTTACTT GGAACATTGGATTCGATGGTGAAGACCGAGTTTTGGTATGCCGAAGTTGGTAGCAGGGCTGAAGGAAAATGCAAGAGTATGGGCCAAAGCACGAGGTGGTGGCTTCCATTACCAAAAGTACCATCAACTGGGCTATCTGAGAGTGAGAGGAAGAAATTGCTCAACCATGGCAGGGTTGTACATCAAGTATTCAAAGCTACCAAATCGATCAATGAAAGTATTTTGCATGAAATGCCCGTACCAACTGTAATAAGGGAGGCAGTCCGAGCT TCTGGAAAAGCAACTTTGAGTGAAGAACTCTACAAGATTTTGACATCAGAATCTGGTCCAGCTGAGAACATGCTGAATCAGCTTAATCTAAAATCCGACCATGAAGTTCTTGAGGCCATAAACCGTCTTGAAGCTGCCATATTCTCCTTGAAAGAGAAATACACCGAACAAAGTGGCAATAAATCTCCTGTTCGAACTTCTTGGCCTTTTGTCAAGGACCCAACAGCTGGGATTGATAAGTTGAAATTACTAACTGATCGAGCCGAGGTTCTTCTACAGCTACTGAAATCAAAATATCCAAATCATCCCCAAACGTTTCTGGATGTTTCAAAAATTCAATATGGGAAG GATGTCGCACATTTGATCATGGAAGCATATTCGCGGGTGCTCGGAAACTTAGCTTACAGCATACTGTCTAGAATTAGAGATGTACTACAAGAGGATGCCATGTGCAATCCAAATTCACCTGCACCAACATGTTGTTTCCCAGCAATGAGTCTGTTGAACAATCACAGTGATCAAATATCCGTTCTCCATGCGTGGCAGCCACTTATCAGCCACTTGAACAGTCCCGATACGACATTCTCATCCAGCAAAGTTAGAGAAAACTCTCCGACTACAACTCCAAGTCGAAACCGAGCATGGTGCATTGGCAGAGAGGTTTGTAGGAGTGTTTCCTCTGGAAACAACTCACCATAG
- the LOC103487635 gene encoding rop guanine nucleotide exchange factor 14 isoform X3 translates to MNRDEQDLDEWELPESPQHFYKKEKHDSSVQVSDMDAMKEKFSKLLLGEDVTGGQKGLSSALSLSNAITNLAGFAASVFGELWKLEPLPDERKSKWRKEMDWLLSPTHYMVELVPTKQNGTSGRVMEIMTPKVRGDVHMNLPALQKLDSMLLGTLDSMVKTEFWYAEVGSRAEGKCKSMGQSTRWWLPLPKVPSTGLSESERKKLLNHGRVVHQVFKATKSINESILHEMPVPTVIREAVRASGKATLSEELYKILTSESGPAENMLNQLNLKSDHEVLEAINRLEAAIFSLKEKYTEQSGNKSPVRTSWPFVKDPTAGIDKLKLLTDRAEVLLQLLKSKYPNHPQTFLDVSKIQYGKDVAHLIMEAYSRVLGNLAYSILSRIRDVLQEDAMCNPNSPAPTCCFPAMSLLNNHSDQISVLHAWQPLISHLNSPDTTFSSSKVRENSPTTTPSRNRAWCIGREVCRSVSSGNNSP, encoded by the exons ATGAATAGGGACGAGCAGGATTTGGATGAGTGGGAACTACCTGAAAGCCCTCAGCACTtttataagaaagaaaaacatgATTCCTCCGTTCAGGTTTCAGACATGGATGCAATGAAAGAGAAGTTCTCAAAACTATTGCTTGGCGAAGATGTCACAGGAGGGCAGAAAGGGCTGAGCTCTGCCTTGTCACTGTCTAATGCCATCACCAACCTAGCAG gtTTTGCAGCCTCTGTATTTGGAGAATTATGGAAATTGGAACCTCTTCCTGACGAGAGAAAGAGTAAATGGAGAAAGGAAATGGACTGGTTGCTCTCTCCTACCCACTACATGGTTGAATTGGTTCCTACAAAGCAAAATGGTACGAGCGGTAGAGTGATGGAG ATAATGACTCCAAAGGTTCGTGGAGACGTCCACATGAATCTTCCCGCTCTCCAGAAGTTAGACTCCATGTTACTT GGAACATTGGATTCGATGGTGAAGACCGAGTTTTGGTATGCCGAAGTTGGTAGCAGGGCTGAAGGAAAATGCAAGAGTATGGGCCAAAGCACGAGGTGGTGGCTTCCATTACCAAAAGTACCATCAACTGGGCTATCTGAGAGTGAGAGGAAGAAATTGCTCAACCATGGCAGGGTTGTACATCAAGTATTCAAAGCTACCAAATCGATCAATGAAAGTATTTTGCATGAAATGCCCGTACCAACTGTAATAAGGGAGGCAGTCCGAGCT TCTGGAAAAGCAACTTTGAGTGAAGAACTCTACAAGATTTTGACATCAGAATCTGGTCCAGCTGAGAACATGCTGAATCAGCTTAATCTAAAATCCGACCATGAAGTTCTTGAGGCCATAAACCGTCTTGAAGCTGCCATATTCTCCTTGAAAGAGAAATACACCGAACAAAGTGGCAATAAATCTCCTGTTCGAACTTCTTGGCCTTTTGTCAAGGACCCAACAGCTGGGATTGATAAGTTGAAATTACTAACTGATCGAGCCGAGGTTCTTCTACAGCTACTGAAATCAAAATATCCAAATCATCCCCAAACGTTTCTGGATGTTTCAAAAATTCAATATGGGAAG GATGTCGCACATTTGATCATGGAAGCATATTCGCGGGTGCTCGGAAACTTAGCTTACAGCATACTGTCTAGAATTAGAGATGTACTACAAGAGGATGCCATGTGCAATCCAAATTCACCTGCACCAACATGTTGTTTCCCAGCAATGAGTCTGTTGAACAATCACAGTGATCAAATATCCGTTCTCCATGCGTGGCAGCCACTTATCAGCCACTTGAACAGTCCCGATACGACATTCTCATCCAGCAAAGTTAGAGAAAACTCTCCGACTACAACTCCAAGTCGAAACCGAGCATGGTGCATTGGCAGAGAGGTTTGTAGGAGTGTTTCCTCTGGAAACAACTCACCATAG